A genome region from Akkermansiaceae bacterium includes the following:
- a CDS encoding MFS transporter, translating to MSGSRSSDKFTHLKNSPAMTSSQSSAAIRLSVMMFLQFFIWGAWFVTLYLVLDTNGLGAIIGDSYSTAPVAAMIAPLFLGLVADRFFSSERVMGVLFLIGGALMLMVPGAVADGNGSLVFWLFTGHMLCYMPTLGLGNTIVFSNLPQEVFPKVRVWGTIGWIAAGLVAGFLGWSSSTNLFWMAGISSVVLGVFSFTLPNTPPPSAGQPVNMRGLLMLDAFRMLTKPSFFVFMLCSMLICIPLGYYYANTSGFLANMGFEQAASAMSIGQMSEIFFMLLVPFFFRKLGVKWMILIGMMAWVLRYLLFAFGAPEQVVWMLFAGIALHGICYDFFFVTGFMYADGAAPKAIRGQVQSMLVFFTQGVGMFIGFKVAAAMLIPVKASSGELGGAIAAARGEQTLTFAQQFGKMFSVDIPAAVDGELLTKTSELWKAYWLLPAGMAGTIAVLFFLAFRDKSVDPGDA from the coding sequence ATGTCTGGATCAAGGAGCTCTGATAAGTTCACCCATTTAAAAAATTCCCCAGCCATGACCTCCTCCCAATCCTCCGCCGCCATCCGCCTTTCGGTGATGATGTTCCTCCAGTTCTTCATCTGGGGCGCATGGTTCGTGACCCTCTATCTCGTCCTGGATACCAACGGGCTCGGAGCTATCATCGGCGATTCCTACAGCACCGCACCCGTCGCGGCGATGATCGCACCGCTGTTCCTCGGCCTGGTGGCGGATCGGTTTTTCTCCTCGGAACGGGTCATGGGCGTGCTGTTCCTGATCGGCGGTGCGCTCATGCTGATGGTGCCCGGCGCCGTGGCGGATGGGAACGGCAGCCTCGTCTTCTGGCTCTTCACCGGCCACATGCTCTGCTACATGCCGACTCTCGGCCTGGGCAACACCATCGTCTTTTCCAACCTCCCGCAGGAGGTTTTCCCGAAAGTCCGCGTCTGGGGGACGATAGGCTGGATCGCGGCGGGTCTCGTCGCCGGATTCCTCGGCTGGTCTTCTAGCACCAACCTATTCTGGATGGCGGGCATCAGTTCCGTGGTGCTCGGGGTTTTCAGCTTCACCCTGCCGAACACGCCACCGCCATCCGCCGGGCAGCCCGTCAACATGCGCGGGCTTCTCATGCTGGATGCCTTCAGAATGCTCACCAAGCCGTCCTTCTTCGTGTTCATGCTTTGCTCCATGCTGATCTGCATCCCGCTCGGCTACTACTACGCGAACACCTCCGGTTTTCTCGCCAACATGGGCTTCGAGCAGGCCGCCTCCGCGATGAGCATAGGCCAGATGTCGGAAATTTTCTTCATGCTACTCGTGCCGTTTTTCTTCCGCAAGCTGGGCGTGAAATGGATGATCCTCATCGGCATGATGGCATGGGTGCTGCGCTACCTCCTCTTCGCCTTCGGCGCGCCGGAGCAGGTGGTCTGGATGCTCTTCGCAGGCATTGCGCTCCACGGCATCTGTTATGACTTCTTCTTCGTCACCGGCTTCATGTATGCGGATGGGGCTGCCCCAAAGGCGATACGCGGGCAGGTGCAGAGCATGCTGGTGTTCTTCACCCAAGGCGTTGGCATGTTCATCGGCTTCAAGGTCGCTGCGGCCATGCTCATTCCGGTGAAAGCTTCCTCCGGGGAGCTTGGTGGCGCCATCGCCGCAGCCCGTGGCGAGCAGACGCTGACCTTCGCCCAGCAGTTCGGGAAAATGTTCTCCGTGGACATCCCGGCTGCCGTGGATGGGGAACTCCTCACCAAGACATCCGAACTCTGGAAGGCTTATTGGCTGCTTCCCGCAGGCATGGCTGGCACCATCGCCGTTCTCTTCTTCCTCGCCTTCCGCGACAAGAGCGTGGACCCCGGCGATGCTTGA
- a CDS encoding ribonuclease HII, translating into MPDFAFEDTLTSRGFARVAGVDEAGRGPLAGPVVAAAVILPRPFSCPFLNDSKKLTKNRRELLYGEITGNPTVIWAVGLVGPEEIDAINILRATHRAMGLALAALSENPDIALIDGLPVKGLSMPHEALVKGDGLSLSIAAASVIAKVTRDRFMERIDSEFPAYGFARHQGYGTRQHLEALRKHGPCRHHRRSFQPVSQLSLPFGDGA; encoded by the coding sequence GTGCCTGATTTCGCCTTCGAAGACACCCTCACCTCCCGCGGTTTTGCGCGGGTGGCCGGTGTCGATGAGGCAGGCCGCGGTCCCCTGGCCGGCCCGGTTGTGGCTGCGGCGGTCATCTTGCCGAGACCATTTTCCTGCCCATTCCTCAACGATTCCAAGAAACTCACCAAAAATCGCCGCGAGCTCCTCTATGGGGAAATCACCGGCAACCCCACCGTCATCTGGGCGGTGGGATTGGTCGGGCCGGAGGAGATCGATGCGATCAACATCCTCCGCGCCACCCACCGGGCGATGGGGCTTGCGCTTGCCGCCCTCTCGGAAAATCCGGACATCGCCCTGATCGACGGGCTGCCCGTAAAGGGGCTTTCCATGCCGCATGAGGCGCTTGTGAAGGGGGACGGGCTTTCCCTTTCCATCGCCGCCGCGAGCGTGATTGCGAAGGTGACAAGGGATCGCTTTATGGAGAGGATCGATTCCGAGTTTCCCGCGTATGGTTTCGCCAGGCACCAGGGCTATGGCACGCGGCAGCATCTCGAAGCACTACGCAAACATGGGCCTTGTCGCCATCATCGTCGCTCGTTTCAGCCGGTATCTCAACTCTCCCTACCGTTCGGGGACGGGGCCTAG
- a CDS encoding CAP domain-containing protein encodes MSRMPVSVSLGSDASLSAEVFAEVNSYRASKGKAALQRHAGLDKLAQQHCDHLAKTAGSYGIYGKDISHVGFEGRAVVARQAYKIDSLGENVVSSTTHSAKHLVKLWAGSKSHDHNMKADWAHTGIATAVTADGKVISTQLFGTNPSSSHLLLKQRMNRDW; translated from the coding sequence GTGTCCCGCATGCCGGTATCCGTTTCCTTGGGGAGCGATGCCTCGCTTTCGGCAGAGGTCTTTGCGGAGGTCAATTCCTACCGCGCCTCGAAGGGCAAAGCGGCGCTTCAGCGCCATGCCGGGCTCGACAAGCTCGCCCAACAGCATTGCGACCATCTCGCGAAAACCGCAGGAAGTTACGGGATTTATGGGAAAGACATCAGCCATGTCGGATTCGAGGGCAGGGCTGTCGTTGCGCGCCAGGCCTACAAGATCGACTCTCTCGGGGAGAACGTCGTTTCCTCCACAACTCATTCCGCGAAACACCTCGTGAAACTCTGGGCTGGGTCAAAAAGCCACGACCACAACATGAAAGCCGATTGGGCTCACACCGGCATTGCCACGGCGGTCACGGCCGATGGCAAGGTCATCTCCACCCAGCTCTTCGGCACCAACCCCAGCTCATCCCATCTGCTGCTCAAGCAGCGCATGAACCGCGATTGGTAA
- a CDS encoding MerR family transcriptional regulator — protein MKMISPDPHEIHPIEVVIRMTGCSRRKIVFYCRKGIVSPVCRDGDGMCFDEDSVIRIRHIETLRQQHRMNWAAIHTIIGLLDELEALRAELRWRR, from the coding sequence ATGAAAATGATAAGCCCCGACCCCCACGAAATCCACCCCATCGAGGTTGTCATCCGCATGACCGGCTGCTCCCGCCGCAAAATCGTTTTCTATTGCCGCAAGGGCATTGTCTCGCCCGTATGCCGCGATGGGGACGGGATGTGCTTCGATGAGGATTCCGTCATCCGCATCCGCCACATCGAGACGCTGCGCCAGCAACACCGCATGAACTGGGCGGCCATCCATACCATCATCGGCCTGCTCGATGAGTTGGAAGCCCTCCGCGCCGAGCTGCGCTGGAGGAGATGA
- a CDS encoding Gfo/Idh/MocA family oxidoreductase yields MSSPIRILCAGAGHMGRSHALAYHNIPGFEICGIVTRSPESRAALNKELGGGYAEFGDFHEALRATKPDAVSISTYPDTHAEYAEAAFDAGCHVFIEKPLAETVVEAERIVAKARATNRKLVIGYILRHHPSWIKFIEVAQTLGKPLVMRMNLNQQSSGANWKTHKNLMSSISPIVDCGVHYVDVMCQMTRSKPIRVSGIGARLTDELPEGKINYGALQVTFEDGSVGWYEAGWGPMMSEVAFFVKDVVGPKGCVSIVADKAAAEGQSANVDAHTQTQALKLHHSELDAGGKFVKADDMLRLDDEPDHDGLCHREQEFFLNAILNDEDLSDHMDDAVASMRIVAAADESFRTGKTVDL; encoded by the coding sequence ATGTCATCACCGATCCGAATCCTCTGCGCCGGAGCAGGCCACATGGGCCGCTCGCACGCCCTCGCTTATCATAATATCCCCGGCTTTGAAATCTGCGGCATCGTCACCCGCTCCCCGGAGAGCCGAGCCGCGCTAAACAAGGAGCTTGGCGGCGGCTATGCGGAGTTTGGCGATTTCCACGAAGCCCTCCGCGCGACCAAACCGGACGCCGTTTCCATCTCCACCTATCCCGACACCCACGCGGAATATGCGGAGGCCGCCTTCGATGCCGGCTGCCATGTCTTCATCGAGAAACCGCTCGCGGAAACCGTCGTTGAGGCCGAACGCATCGTCGCCAAGGCGCGCGCCACGAACCGCAAGCTCGTCATCGGCTACATCCTCCGCCACCACCCCAGCTGGATCAAGTTCATCGAGGTCGCCCAGACACTCGGCAAGCCGCTGGTGATGCGCATGAACCTCAACCAGCAATCCTCCGGCGCGAACTGGAAAACCCACAAGAACCTCATGTCGTCGATCTCGCCCATCGTCGATTGCGGCGTGCACTACGTCGATGTGATGTGCCAGATGACCCGCTCCAAACCGATCCGCGTCTCCGGCATCGGTGCCCGCCTGACCGACGAGCTGCCCGAGGGGAAAATCAACTACGGCGCACTCCAGGTCACCTTCGAGGACGGCTCGGTCGGCTGGTACGAGGCCGGCTGGGGCCCGATGATGAGCGAGGTTGCATTTTTCGTGAAAGACGTCGTTGGCCCGAAGGGTTGCGTCTCCATCGTCGCCGACAAGGCGGCGGCCGAGGGGCAGAGCGCGAACGTCGACGCCCACACCCAGACCCAGGCGCTCAAACTCCACCACTCGGAGCTTGATGCCGGAGGGAAATTCGTGAAAGCCGATGACATGCTACGCCTCGACGATGAGCCGGACCACGACGGCCTCTGCCACCGCGAGCAGGAGTTTTTCCTCAATGCCATCCTCAACGACGAGGATCTCTCCGACCACATGGACGATGCCGTCGCCTCGATGCGCATCGTCGCCGCCGCAGACGAAAGTTTCCGCACCGGCAAGACCGTAGATCTCTGA
- a CDS encoding YraN family protein encodes MGDYGEKVAADWLRAHNCKVLARNFKGRKGGEVDIVARDGGRLLFTEVKTRKKGGAMRGLAAVNRKKKALIERGANEWLRRLGTREVPWRFDVIEVEVSEGEKPVVRRIENVFGNSDRLGKR; translated from the coding sequence ATGGGGGATTACGGCGAAAAGGTCGCCGCCGATTGGCTGCGGGCGCACAACTGCAAGGTGCTGGCGCGGAATTTCAAGGGTAGGAAAGGCGGTGAGGTGGACATCGTTGCGCGGGATGGCGGGCGCTTGCTTTTCACCGAGGTGAAGACGAGGAAAAAGGGCGGGGCCATGCGCGGCCTTGCGGCGGTGAACCGGAAAAAGAAAGCGCTCATCGAGCGCGGTGCGAACGAGTGGCTGCGCCGCCTGGGCACCAGGGAGGTGCCGTGGCGTTTCGATGTCATTGAGGTAGAGGTCTCCGAAGGTGAGAAGCCGGTGGTGAGGCGGATCGAGAATGTGTTCGGGAATTCGGATCGACTCGGAAAAAGGTGA
- a CDS encoding DUF4981 domain-containing protein, whose translation MKPTIIPFLLYPCLAFSQAAPDWENHAVFRINKEAPRAVSMPFPDAAGAMGKQRMESPWCRLLNGDWKFHWADHPEKRPVDFFKADFDDSAWGTIPVPSNVELHGHGTPIYTNIVYPFKKDPPRVMGEPPADFTTYAERNPVSSYRRTFELPDDWKGRHTFIVFNGVSSAFYLWVNGEKVGYSQDSRTPAEFDITRFLKPGENVLAVEVYRYSDGSYLEDQDFWRLSGIFRDVYLWSSAPLQLRDFTARGGLSDDYRTGTLTLDAKVSDLAGDGADFGIDAVLTDASGNRVSEWNITGNTSGGAGGTKGSHVIRNLDIEPWSAESPTLYRLLLTLKDGSGKAVDHYGTRIGFSRSEIKNGQLLVNGKAVMIRGVNRHDHDPDTGHYVSEARMREDILLAKRNNINAIRTAHYPNDPRFYELCDEYGMYLCAEANIESHGMGYGPESLAKDPGWEAAHVDRVANMVHAFKNHPSIILWSLGNEAGDGPNFVAASKWIRENEATRPVHYEQGKMGAHVDLYSPMYDTHAACEKYAREESKKPLPEQRPLIQCEYSHAMGNSSGGLADYWELFERERLLQGGFIWDFIDQGLRKKDGDTVFLAYGGDFGDKPNDDNFCFNGIITADRKPTPQLPEVFKVYQEIATKSLSPNIVEVTNKRSFTGLGDVEMHWRMLLNGEAMDYKEAGLPEIPPGGSAQVSLPLPRFKLRPGTEVVLDIEYRLKNDTSWAKAGHVIGWDQIVPENPSITAPNLQAGGVPVLRRGEGITTVSGEGFEIATNERTGAIQSYSVNGRELLVSPLILCTWRPPVDNDRGNKHTERSKLWRKAGEDAKAVSYEAAIEGDMAVIRVGLKLPAGGTTAQLVYEIDGNGRITAEAVLQPKGQNLGPIPRIGMECRIAKDLDTWKWYGRGPHETMRDRKAGGRLGVWETKVEDAWFPYSEPQETGNRTDVRSASFTDASGKGLKVHAIGQPLEMGAYPFGTQDLEGPKHPYQIPQRDYITLHIDHAQMGVGGVNSWGALPLPKHMLKPVGEYRWEFVIEAAK comes from the coding sequence ATGAAACCCACGATCATCCCATTCCTGCTCTATCCTTGCCTTGCGTTTTCACAGGCCGCCCCCGATTGGGAGAACCATGCGGTGTTCCGCATCAACAAGGAGGCTCCGCGTGCGGTTTCCATGCCTTTCCCGGATGCGGCGGGTGCCATGGGAAAACAGCGTATGGAATCGCCATGGTGCAGGCTGCTCAACGGGGATTGGAAATTCCATTGGGCCGATCACCCGGAAAAACGCCCGGTGGATTTTTTCAAGGCGGACTTCGACGACTCCGCCTGGGGCACGATCCCCGTCCCCTCGAACGTGGAGCTGCACGGCCACGGAACGCCGATCTACACGAACATCGTTTATCCTTTCAAAAAGGATCCGCCTCGCGTCATGGGCGAGCCGCCGGCGGATTTCACCACCTATGCGGAGCGCAACCCGGTCTCGTCCTACCGACGCACGTTCGAGCTTCCGGATGACTGGAAAGGACGGCACACATTCATCGTTTTCAACGGGGTTTCCTCCGCCTTCTATCTGTGGGTGAACGGGGAGAAGGTCGGGTATTCGCAGGATTCGCGGACGCCTGCGGAGTTCGACATCACGAGATTCCTGAAGCCGGGCGAGAATGTCCTTGCGGTGGAGGTCTACCGTTATTCGGACGGTTCCTATTTGGAGGATCAGGATTTCTGGAGGTTATCCGGGATTTTCCGGGATGTTTACCTGTGGTCATCCGCACCGCTACAGCTCCGAGACTTCACCGCGCGCGGCGGGCTTTCCGACGATTACAGGACCGGGACACTCACGCTCGATGCCAAGGTATCCGATCTCGCCGGCGATGGCGCGGATTTCGGCATCGATGCAGTGCTGACGGATGCCAGCGGGAATCGGGTTTCCGAATGGAACATCACCGGGAACACATCCGGTGGCGCCGGAGGGACGAAAGGGTCACATGTGATCAGAAACCTGGACATCGAGCCATGGTCCGCAGAATCGCCCACACTCTATCGTCTGCTGCTGACCCTGAAGGACGGATCAGGGAAAGCCGTGGATCACTACGGAACCCGGATCGGCTTTTCGCGCAGCGAGATCAAAAACGGCCAGCTGCTGGTCAACGGCAAGGCGGTGATGATACGCGGGGTGAACCGCCACGACCACGATCCGGACACCGGCCATTACGTGAGCGAGGCGCGGATGCGTGAGGACATCCTCCTCGCCAAGCGCAACAACATCAACGCGATCCGCACCGCGCACTACCCCAACGATCCGCGCTTCTACGAGCTCTGCGACGAGTACGGCATGTATCTTTGCGCCGAGGCGAACATCGAATCCCACGGCATGGGCTACGGCCCGGAATCGCTTGCGAAAGACCCCGGCTGGGAAGCGGCGCACGTGGATCGCGTGGCCAACATGGTCCATGCCTTCAAGAACCATCCTTCCATCATCCTCTGGTCTTTGGGGAATGAGGCGGGCGACGGCCCGAATTTCGTGGCGGCCTCGAAGTGGATCCGCGAGAACGAAGCCACCCGCCCCGTCCATTACGAGCAGGGGAAAATGGGGGCGCATGTCGATCTGTACAGCCCGATGTATGACACCCACGCAGCTTGCGAAAAATACGCCCGTGAGGAATCGAAGAAGCCCCTCCCCGAGCAGCGCCCGCTGATCCAGTGCGAGTATTCCCATGCGATGGGCAACTCCTCGGGAGGCCTCGCGGATTACTGGGAGCTCTTTGAGCGCGAGCGGCTGCTGCAGGGCGGCTTCATCTGGGATTTCATCGACCAAGGGCTGCGCAAAAAGGACGGGGATACGGTGTTCCTGGCATACGGCGGGGATTTCGGAGACAAGCCGAACGACGACAATTTCTGCTTCAACGGCATCATCACGGCGGATCGCAAACCCACCCCGCAGCTCCCGGAGGTTTTCAAGGTCTATCAGGAGATCGCCACGAAAAGCCTGTCCCCAAATATCGTGGAAGTGACGAACAAGCGCTCCTTCACGGGCCTGGGCGATGTAGAGATGCACTGGAGGATGCTCCTCAACGGCGAGGCAATGGATTACAAGGAAGCCGGGTTGCCGGAAATTCCTCCGGGAGGGTCCGCGCAGGTGAGCCTTCCGCTTCCCCGGTTCAAGCTCAGACCCGGAACCGAGGTGGTGCTGGACATCGAATACCGCCTGAAGAACGACACATCATGGGCGAAGGCAGGTCACGTGATCGGCTGGGATCAGATCGTTCCGGAAAACCCGTCGATCACCGCTCCGAACCTGCAAGCGGGCGGAGTGCCGGTCTTGCGCCGGGGCGAGGGCATCACCACGGTCAGTGGCGAGGGATTTGAAATCGCAACCAACGAGAGGACGGGAGCCATCCAGAGCTACTCAGTCAACGGGCGCGAGCTGCTCGTCTCGCCACTGATCCTCTGCACGTGGAGGCCTCCCGTTGACAACGACCGCGGCAACAAACACACGGAGCGCAGCAAGCTCTGGCGCAAAGCCGGGGAGGACGCGAAAGCGGTTTCCTACGAAGCCGCCATCGAGGGCGACATGGCAGTCATACGCGTCGGGCTGAAGCTTCCGGCGGGAGGCACCACAGCGCAGTTGGTTTATGAAATCGACGGGAACGGCAGGATCACCGCCGAGGCTGTGTTGCAGCCCAAGGGACAGAACCTCGGCCCCATTCCGCGCATCGGCATGGAGTGCCGCATCGCCAAGGACCTGGATACATGGAAATGGTATGGCCGCGGTCCGCATGAGACGATGCGCGACCGCAAGGCGGGTGGAAGGCTCGGAGTATGGGAGACCAAGGTGGAGGACGCCTGGTTCCCCTACTCGGAGCCGCAGGAAACCGGAAACCGCACCGATGTCCGCAGCGCCAGTTTCACGGATGCCTCAGGCAAGGGGCTGAAAGTGCATGCGATCGGCCAGCCTCTGGAAATGGGAGCCTACCCCTTTGGCACCCAGGATTTGGAGGGGCCGAAACATCCCTATCAGATCCCGCAGAGGGATTACATCACCCTCCACATCGACCACGCCCAGATGGGTGTCGGCGGGGTGAATTCGTGGGGCGCCCTGCCGCTCCCCAAGCACATGCTCAAGCCCGTCGGGGAATACCGATGGGAATTCGTGATCGAAGCTGCAAAATGA
- a CDS encoding DUF1080 domain-containing protein: MGHGDKVSFRNINIGEIPPAANEAGVKAAGFTKIFDGTSLTGWKHEDGIANWTAHNGILKHNGKPGPTKDLWSEKSYKDVTIVLDWRWSGRGPMKNQPVVMPDGSHKGTAEIEELDSGIYLRGNSKSQVNLWNWTVGSGEVYGYRMDNNSSPEVKAAVTPNMKADKPPGEWNRTMITIKGDRLSVQLNGKTVITDAQLPGVPAEGPIGFQHHGSAIDFANVWIKEL; the protein is encoded by the coding sequence ATGGGCCACGGCGACAAGGTTTCCTTCCGCAACATCAACATCGGCGAGATCCCCCCGGCCGCCAACGAGGCCGGGGTAAAGGCCGCCGGTTTCACGAAAATCTTCGACGGAACCTCGCTGACCGGCTGGAAGCATGAGGACGGAATCGCCAACTGGACTGCCCACAACGGTATCCTCAAGCACAACGGCAAACCTGGCCCCACCAAGGATCTCTGGTCCGAGAAATCATACAAAGATGTTACCATCGTCCTCGACTGGAGATGGAGCGGCCGCGGCCCTATGAAAAACCAGCCAGTGGTCATGCCGGACGGCTCCCACAAAGGTACCGCAGAAATCGAGGAACTCGACAGCGGCATCTATCTGCGCGGCAACAGCAAGAGCCAGGTGAACCTGTGGAACTGGACGGTCGGCTCCGGCGAGGTCTATGGCTACCGGATGGACAACAATTCCTCTCCCGAGGTCAAGGCAGCCGTCACCCCGAACATGAAAGCCGACAAGCCGCCGGGCGAGTGGAACCGCACCATGATCACCATCAAGGGCGACCGCCTCAGCGTCCAGCTCAACGGCAAGACGGTCATCACCGATGCCCAGCTCCCAGGCGTCCCTGCCGAGGGCCCCATCGGCTTCCAGCACCACGGTTCTGCCATCGACTTCGCGAATGTCTGGATCAAGGAGCTCTGA
- a CDS encoding tetratricopeptide repeat protein, translated as MTMIEKSIPPLLIACAYAACLSQLSCQRKNHYGFDSGFDVRQQLAPAESPAEWIERLKLDLVRQSYSQDLLSQLYSELPPMDKWPAVYESIDKIANDGPALEKMMQTSSSWNSPNHIAERLLLFSAMLRDDASDHEIAVRGLVDGSQSVGYRKEETLKALLMVSKNRDATLGWIKENQQSLLGSSSGSSSIREQPKSGWQVALAENRVGEGIALLEAAISAANDSDKPELLQRLLKLGIILGKEPVARKATNDMQALLLKAATSDESISSYAFGGVFDFQATRGEWQEIASFFEKYSAICQKRGDGHKDFGFGQMDAGHATYLTALCRLNKISEFRGMIEKAFEPGDDNGRKFFEMMQHATPGQPPLGILYMDALKVANEDEKTLAYSLNLLARNPGKDAFYSYLIDLSPQRAEEFIKSLHTYDPYEERPLIWLAEIARRAGNLELARETIDQAIALDPSDGDQGKDTRMFCYEVLARIDEDAGLTEKAGFFRSVVDSIRQGEAADDFLHAGLIKEATDRYDKALGQFEDAYCLQSRLAMTLARNGKFEEAVKHFKKAFELMPVSFGPRESHCFGCEGLFDDQRVIDIALPLLEAFEKENPENPRTPYLLGLILSERKEFPQAILAYRRALKLDPDYFNAARNLLALLEKDPENFTAAEELRTEMFKFAPYPEKPNYIPKPNLLRAYWVLTENFPPSPLDLPPLSPGAPPAETAQYVRSKDSYLTHWNYWGKDDALDGWTASELRKRNEFLTILDQIR; from the coding sequence ATGACAATGATCGAAAAATCCATCCCCCCCCTCCTCATTGCATGCGCCTATGCTGCCTGTCTCAGCCAATTATCCTGCCAGCGAAAGAATCACTACGGATTCGATTCAGGTTTTGATGTCCGCCAACAGCTTGCGCCTGCGGAAAGCCCTGCCGAATGGATTGAGCGCCTCAAACTCGATCTTGTCCGCCAATCGTATTCACAGGATCTGCTCTCCCAGCTCTACTCTGAGCTTCCTCCCATGGACAAGTGGCCGGCGGTTTACGAATCCATCGATAAAATTGCAAACGATGGCCCTGCCTTGGAAAAAATGATGCAGACATCTTCCTCATGGAACAGTCCGAATCACATCGCCGAGCGCCTGCTTCTCTTTAGCGCCATGCTCAGGGATGATGCATCCGATCACGAGATCGCCGTGCGTGGCCTCGTTGATGGCAGTCAATCGGTGGGGTATCGGAAAGAGGAGACCCTCAAGGCCCTGCTTATGGTCAGCAAAAACCGGGATGCGACCCTCGGTTGGATCAAGGAAAACCAACAGTCACTGCTGGGTTCCTCGTCCGGCAGTTCCAGCATCAGGGAGCAGCCCAAGTCCGGTTGGCAGGTTGCACTCGCGGAAAACAGGGTGGGGGAAGGGATCGCTTTGCTTGAGGCGGCCATTTCCGCAGCCAATGATTCCGACAAGCCCGAGCTCCTGCAGAGGCTCCTCAAGCTGGGAATCATCCTGGGAAAAGAGCCTGTTGCCAGGAAGGCGACCAATGACATGCAAGCCCTACTACTCAAGGCCGCCACCTCCGACGAGTCGATTTCCAGCTATGCTTTCGGGGGCGTTTTCGACTTCCAGGCGACTCGCGGGGAGTGGCAGGAAATCGCCAGCTTTTTCGAGAAATATTCCGCAATCTGCCAGAAACGTGGTGATGGCCATAAGGACTTCGGTTTCGGCCAGATGGATGCCGGCCACGCAACCTACCTGACGGCACTCTGCCGTCTCAATAAGATCTCCGAGTTCCGTGGCATGATCGAAAAAGCCTTCGAACCCGGGGACGACAATGGGCGGAAATTTTTTGAGATGATGCAACATGCGACTCCCGGACAGCCTCCGCTTGGAATCCTCTACATGGACGCCCTCAAAGTGGCCAATGAGGACGAAAAAACCCTAGCATACTCCTTGAATCTGCTCGCCCGCAACCCCGGCAAGGATGCCTTTTACTCATACCTGATCGACCTCAGTCCGCAACGGGCTGAGGAGTTCATCAAATCCCTGCACACCTACGATCCCTACGAGGAAAGGCCCCTGATCTGGCTTGCGGAAATCGCGCGCCGCGCCGGCAACCTGGAACTCGCCCGGGAAACCATCGACCAAGCGATTGCCCTCGACCCGTCCGACGGAGATCAAGGCAAGGATACCCGGATGTTCTGCTACGAAGTGTTGGCGCGGATCGACGAGGATGCCGGGCTTACCGAGAAAGCCGGGTTTTTCCGTTCCGTCGTCGATTCCATTCGTCAGGGCGAGGCCGCAGACGATTTTCTCCATGCCGGGCTCATCAAGGAAGCGACTGACAGATACGATAAGGCGCTCGGCCAGTTCGAGGATGCCTACTGCCTTCAGTCACGCCTCGCAATGACCCTGGCCCGCAATGGGAAATTCGAGGAGGCCGTGAAGCATTTCAAAAAGGCCTTTGAACTCATGCCGGTAAGTTTCGGCCCCCGTGAGAGCCACTGCTTCGGCTGCGAAGGCCTCTTCGACGACCAGCGTGTCATCGACATTGCGCTGCCCCTGCTGGAGGCGTTCGAAAAGGAGAACCCGGAGAACCCGAGGACTCCGTATCTTCTCGGACTGATCCTCTCCGAAAGAAAGGAATTCCCCCAAGCAATCCTCGCCTACAGACGCGCCCTCAAGCTCGATCCCGACTACTTCAACGCAGCAAGAAACCTGCTGGCATTGCTGGAGAAAGATCCCGAAAACTTCACCGCTGCGGAGGAACTTCGCACCGAAATGTTCAAGTTCGCGCCCTACCCGGAGAAGCCCAACTATATACCCAAGCCGAACCTACTGCGTGCCTACTGGGTGCTCACCGAAAATTTTCCTCCCAGCCCGCTGGACTTGCCGCCACTCTCGCCAGGCGCTCCACCTGCGGAAACAGCCCAGTATGTCCGTAGCAAGGATTCCTATCTTACCCATTGGAATTACTGGGGGAAAGATGATGCCTTGGATGGCTGGACAGCCTCCGAGTTGCGCAAGCGGAATGAATTCCTGACCATCCTCGATCAGATCAGGTGA